GTTGGATGAAAGCAACTTCGAGGACCTGACATCAGGAAACGATAGCGGCACTTACCGCGTCTATTCATTCGACAGCGCTGCGGCTTCCGGAATTCAGGCACTTAGGATTCCTAAATCCGGCTCTGAGCAGTACTACTGGGTTGGCCACCGCATGAAGTATCCCGGGATCCCGAACCTTTCAAGAGGCGCCTATCTCCTCTGGGAACGTCCAATTTCCTTCAATACACGTTCCATGTTGATTGATACGACACCTGGCTCTCCTGATGGAAGGACAGACGCGGGACTGGCTTTGGGGAGAACATTCTCGGATATCGCCTCCGGAGTCCATATAACGCCAGTCGGAGCCGGGCAGAACAGCAGCGGCTCCTATCTGGACATAGTAGTCAACCTCGGAGATTTTTCAGGAAACCAATCTCCCAGCGGTACCCTGACTGCATCCTCTACCGGGGAAGCTCGAAGCGAAGTGGCCTTCTCTTTTGAAGGGAGTGATCCAGATGGGGACTCGCTTTCCTATCACTGGGATTTCGGCGATGGAACGGTCGAAGTTAGTTCCGCTGCAGTGAATCACTCATTCCCCGTTGGAGGAACCTATACCTTGAACCTGACCGTGTCTGACATGAAGGGTGGCACTTATACCGCCAGCGCCACCGTCGAAGTGAGCGACCCCATAACCGAATTCACGAGCGCCAACATCGGTAGCAATTTAAACCTGCAGGACCTGGCGGCGAACGGCACCCACGTCGTTGCAGTGGGAACTCCCGGAGCTGTGCTGAGTTCCGCAGACGGAGCTAGCTGGACTCAGTCTGGAGGCTCCGCCGCTTTCAACAAATTCTTCTACGACGTGATTTGGACCGGTTCCGAATTTATGGCAGTGGGAGGTGGTTCGACCGGCACGACCTCTTGGACCGGTACTGTCATAATGTCCCCGGATGGGCAAACCTGGACAAGCGATTACACCACAAGCGCAACCGTAGGGTCACGCGGATTCGTGAGCGCAGCATACAACCCTCTGGCCAATCAATTCGCGGTTATTGCGAGTGATGGCAGCGTCCACCTGAGAGATGACCAAGGTAATTGGACGAGCAATTACCTCTACGGAGAAACGATTAACGTTTCTGAAGACGCAACCATTCTTTTCCGCGACGGAAGCTATTTGGTCGGAGGCTACCGATTCGGAGCTGACCCGATAGAGGATTCGCTGATACTGTTGCGATCCGCGGACGGCTTGATTTGGGAGGACCTCGCCAAGGAAAGCGGATTTGACAGCTGGAAAGGCTTACACGCCTTGGCCCAGCTGGGAGGGGAGCTGCTCGGAAGCGGCTTTGCTGCAGATATAAGGTACTCCACGGACGGAGGAGATACTTGGACCTCCAACCAGGAAACGCAGGACTTCGAGGCGGAATCTTTTGCTTGGGGCAACGATATCTTTTTTGCCCACGGCCTGAGGCGCAACACTGGCGCCGCGCAAAACTATCTTTCGACCGACGGGCGTAATTGGAAACCAATCACGACCAGCACCGGAACCGCTCCATTTAACGATTGTATCTTTTTCAAGGATACATTCATCCTAGCGGGGGATCAAGGTGCACTATTTCGTTCCTCGAGATTTGGAACTCTTTCGAACTCCCCCTTCCAAGCTTGGATCGTCGGATTTGTCTCGGACGAGTCTGAACAGGGGGCAGTCGCCAACCCCGACCTAGACTGGGCACCCAATTTCATGGAGTTCGCCCTCGGCAGCGATCCGTCGGACCCAGCCTCCATACCGACGCCCCCCTCCCTCACCCGAAACAGCGACGGAACGCTCACAGTGAGCATACCAAGATTCGCCAAGACCGACATCGTGCTTAGCCTCGAATGGTCCACGAACCTAACTGTTTGGTCCGACCTTTCCGCAACGATCTCGACCGACAGCGACGCCTTGCTAGAGCTCACGACGTCTCAGTCGTTCACGCAGGCCAACGCGGTCTTCATTCGCATCAAGGCTAACCAATAGCCGTCACCGGAAAACGAATACGTAAACCAGCAAAGCTACCAGGCCGATGCTGATGACCGTTCCCAGAAGGCGGCTATCGCTTTTTTCGGGAGCGAACTCCTCCGGCAACTCGATCCCGTCATAAATGGAATCTTCGTTCCATCCTGTCTCGGGGCAGCTGCCGCAGCTTTCGCAGGCCGCGGCCCCCTCTTCCACATAGTCACCGCAATTGGGACAATAGCCTGGCGGTTTGAAACTCATTCCGGCTTTGCCAAGATGGCGATTTCCAAGCCCGCCACCTGCACGCGATTACCGGCCACCAACTTGCGGCGCACGCGTTCCTCGACTTCGCCGTCTACGGAGACCAGGCCCGAGCTAATCACTTGCTTGGCCTCTCCCCCGCTCATCACCACGTTTTCGAACTTCAGCAGCTTGTTCAGTTCCACGTACTCGCCGCGGAGCGTCACCTCGCGTCGTTCACTTATCGACTCTTCAGACATGGCGGCAAACTACCAGCGAGCGGTTCCCCAACAACCAAAAACGTCAGGATTCGGCGAGGACCTTGTCCACCCGCTTCTTGCCGATAACGCTCACGAGCAGCACGAAAAAGCAGAGTACCAGTTGGAAGAGCGGCAGTTGCAGCGAGCTCGGCATAGAGTAAATGAAGGCGGTACCAGGAATCCATACTACCCAAATCGCAACCAGTACGCCCAAGACCTCTAGGAGGAAAAAATCCCGGTCGAGCTCTCTTTTGAACCGTCGCCAAGAAAACCCGCAATCCTTCCAGCGGTAGAGCAAGGCAGTCACCGGGGCCGACCAGACCGGGCAAAATACAAATTGGTCGAAGAGCACCTTCTTCAAGACCGTCAGCGCCTGATTATCGCTGCCGAACAGAATCGCCTGCATGCGGTACAGAAAATCGATCTCTATCCCCTTCCAGCTCCAAGCTCCAAGGAAGAAGATCCCAACTGCCCAAAAGTCGGATCGCTCCACCTTGCCGACGGAAACCAGATACAGGAAGGGCACGAGCCCTCCGAAAACCCCGGTAGTGACCGCGGAATACCAGTAGCCGTAATCAACTTTCACTTTCGCGATCCAATCGTAAGCTCCGCGAGCTTCCGGAACGAAGTAGTAAACGCCTACCACCACGCAGGCGATCGACTGCAAAACCAGCCCTGGCACTATGTTAACCCTCACCCCTTGGGCGCAGCGTTTCAGAAGGCGGCTCATCGGCTAGGCAAGCTTGGCCACGTAGACCGCTCCGCAAGATTCCCCCTTCGTGACGGGATTGGCAAACACAACCTTGTGGGCCTCCGCCTCCGCAAAAACTTTTTGCAGGTGCTTGGTGAAATCGGCCTCTGGCTCTCCATCCGCCCAAAGCGCAAATACGCCTCTCGGCTTCAGCCGCGTTGCCAATTCGCGCAGTCCCTCCTCCGTGTAGAATCGCGTATTGGTCTGATGCAGCACGTTGGTCGGCGTGTGGTCGATATCCAGCAAAATAGCGTCGTGCTTCTTTTCTGGATACAGGGGATCAAAGCTTTTGCTGACGTCTCGCGACATGCCGAAGAAGTCGCCGTGAACCAAGCGGCACCGCTCGTCCAAGTTCAAGGTCTCGCCCATGGGAACCAATCCGCGTTGGTGCCATTCGATAACAGGCTTCAGGTAGTCCACCACCACCAAGGAAGCAAGCCGCTCGTCCTCCAAAGCCGAAACCGCAGTATAGCCCAAGCCAAGCCCCCCGACCACCACGTCCAGGGCTTCGCCTTCCGTCGCCGCCAGGCCTAGCTTTGAAAGCTGCCATTCAGCCTCGTGATAGAGCGAAGACATGAGGAAGTAGTCCCCCAGCTTGACCTCGAAAATGTCCAGGTCTCCCAACTGAGGCAAACGCCGGCGGCGCAGCATCAAGTCTCCCAATTCGGTTGGCTGATAGTCCAGTTCCTCGTAGTCAAAACTCATCGCGGCACAACAAGGCCCGTTCGTCAGGCACAAGCCAATCCAAAAATAAACCTTGCTGTTTCTCGATTCCCTGTCATCCACGCCACCTTCATATCGTGAGCTGGGGCTACTTGTTGGGACATTTAAAGGCTGCCGGCTTATAAACAGATCGATTGGGGCTATGCAGGACGCATTCGCCGAGTCGGTCAACTAGCCAAACGCAGACCATGTCTGAACAAGAAATCGAACAGAAAAACTCTGTCCGCTTTGCGGATCTATCTCTAAGCCAACCGGTGCAAGACGCGCTCGTCGATATCGGTTACGAAACGCCGTCGCCCATTCAGGCGAAAGCCATTCCCGTCGTGCTTTCGGGCCGCGACCTCATCGGCCAGGCCCAAACCGGCACCGGGAAGACCGCCGCCTTCGCCCTGCCTCTGCTCTCTATGCTGGACGCCAAGGACGAAGGCCCCAAGGCCATCATTCTCGCACCCACTCGCGAGCTCGCACTGCAAGTTTCCGAGGCGATTTCCAACTACGGACGCAACCTTAAGAAGCTCGGCGTCACCGCCATCTACGGAGGCACCGACTTCACCCGCCAGTTCCGTGCCCTCGAACGCAAGCCCGCAATCGTAGTGGGCACGCCGGGCCGAATCATGGACCACATTCGCCGCGGTAGCCTCGACCTTTCCCGCATCTCGCACGTCATCCTCGACGAAGCTGACGAGATGCTGCGCATGGGCTTCATCGAAGACGTAGAGTGGATTCTCGAGCATACGCCTGCGGAGCGCCAAACCGCCCTTTTCTCGGCAACTATGCCGCCGCGCATCGCTGCCATCGCCAAGAAGCAGCTTAAGGATCCCGTAACGGTCGCCATCAAGGCCAGCACCGCGACGGTTTCGACCGTGCGTCAACGCTTCATCAAGTGCAACGGAATGCGCCACAAGATCGAAGTCTTGGGCGATCTGCTGGAGACCGAGGAACGCGACGCAGCCATCGTATTCACCCGCACCAAATCGGCAGCCAGCGAGATCGCCGACGAGCTGGCCTCATCCGGGCATGCGGTGGAGGCCATTCACGGCGACATCTCGCAAGGCAAACGAGAGAAGGCAGTTTCCCTGCTCAAGGAAGGCAAGATCGACATCCTAGTCGCAACCGACGTCGCGGCCCGCGGACTCGACGTGGATCGAATCTCCCATGTATTCAATTTCGACATACCGGATGACGCAGAGCCCTACATTCACCGTATTGGCCGGGCAGGAAGAGCGGGTCGAAGCGGCGAAGCTATCCTGCTGCTCACCCGTCGCGACTTCCGCAAGCTGCGCAACATCGAGGATACCACTCGCCAGCAAATGCAGCCCATGCCGCCTCCGTCGCGTGAGCTGATAGCCCAGATACGCCAAACGAAACTCGAGAAGCAGATCGGCGAAATCATCGAAGAAGGAAAGTTCAATCGCGAGCGGACCTCCGTAACCGACGCGTTGGCCAGCCTGGAAACCGACGCTGAAACGCTTGCCGCTGCCTTGCTCAAGATGCTGCAAGCGGGCAAGCCTCGCCCGTCCAGCTCCTCAGCTTCCCTCGACCGTGAACCGCGTCGGGAATCTCGAGGCGCTCGAGGTGACCGCGATTTCGATCGCGGCCCACGTCGTGAGCGGCCTATACGCGATCGTGATCTAGACTCACCTCGTAGTCGCCCCGAACGTGCGGAACGCCCCGAACGTCGCGGCGAAGCTCCTCCGCCAGCGGGCGACATCGAACGCTACCGTGTGGAGGTAGGCCACAATCACCAAGTGAAGCCCGGAAATATCGTAGGCGCCATAGCCAACGAATCCGGACTGGATGCCAAGTTTATTGGTCGCATCGAAATCTACGACGACCACAGCACCGTGGACCTTCCCAAGGGAATGCCCAAGGAAGTGTTGAAGTTGCTCAAGAAAGCCTGGGTATCCGGCCAACAACTACAGATGTCTCGCGTCGGAGAAAAGCGCCGCAACCACTTCGACAAATAGTAGGATCTTCTTAAGCCGTTCTCGGGAAATCGCGGGAACGGCTTTTTCGTTTAATCTGACAGTGAACAGCATGGAACAAGAGGACATCAGGCGCTGCACGGAATGCGGGGGAAGCTTACCCTCGGAGAGCAATCTTCCGCTTTGCGACGATTGTTTCACCGCTTCCTGCGACAGCTGTTGCGCTGACGATTGCGAGTAACTTACCTTACGATCATGCCACGCTTCC
The window above is part of the Pelagicoccus enzymogenes genome. Proteins encoded here:
- a CDS encoding PKD domain-containing protein; amino-acid sequence: MKIWKAKRTLFTLLSLTLVASFAILFPLLGPASKDASAPRPRLAQLVEELESSGKTLLQQSLVLANSDTDIPERILEQARARAEAMSQLMESDPQRALDLAFSYAAYASLPPEIQAIVERPFTEIADYRAVIICDHDSSNDDQRHSLQFADGRRLPISRSDIPRLFLSKEKVPLQGIELAGKSVVRTTIFQELGSEDAAWASDHLPLANVDPAADFLNGAKIDAEPLVAVSGGYRFHFASSQSIAQLESLLGKLDARPGLAIGSPAFLAKLPQEGAPFSAEAFQLAQEVEAAPPPDEVRDYLIIRVAFSDLPETPYSKEDLEALIDNNVAPYLTEYSYNKTTVDVAVTESVYQLAASTSFSNTDDLHDAAVAAYMADGNANPNSQYEVVSVIFPKLDFEWTQFAGLASVGGREQWLNGKANAETCLHELGHNYGLAHATYWKFDNSNAASLDPIDPSGAEIDYGDIFDVMGDGEVQVGHFHMPAKRRLGWLDESNFEDLTSGNDSGTYRVYSFDSAAASGIQALRIPKSGSEQYYWVGHRMKYPGIPNLSRGAYLLWERPISFNTRSMLIDTTPGSPDGRTDAGLALGRTFSDIASGVHITPVGAGQNSSGSYLDIVVNLGDFSGNQSPSGTLTASSTGEARSEVAFSFEGSDPDGDSLSYHWDFGDGTVEVSSAAVNHSFPVGGTYTLNLTVSDMKGGTYTASATVEVSDPITEFTSANIGSNLNLQDLAANGTHVVAVGTPGAVLSSADGASWTQSGGSAAFNKFFYDVIWTGSEFMAVGGGSTGTTSWTGTVIMSPDGQTWTSDYTTSATVGSRGFVSAAYNPLANQFAVIASDGSVHLRDDQGNWTSNYLYGETINVSEDATILFRDGSYLVGGYRFGADPIEDSLILLRSADGLIWEDLAKESGFDSWKGLHALAQLGGELLGSGFAADIRYSTDGGDTWTSNQETQDFEAESFAWGNDIFFAHGLRRNTGAAQNYLSTDGRNWKPITTSTGTAPFNDCIFFKDTFILAGDQGALFRSSRFGTLSNSPFQAWIVGFVSDESEQGAVANPDLDWAPNFMEFALGSDPSDPASIPTPPSLTRNSDGTLTVSIPRFAKTDIVLSLEWSTNLTVWSDLSATISTDSDALLELTTSQSFTQANAVFIRIKANQ
- a CDS encoding zinc ribbon domain-containing protein, coding for MSFKPPGYCPNCGDYVEEGAAACESCGSCPETGWNEDSIYDGIELPEEFAPEKSDSRLLGTVISIGLVALLVYVFVFR
- a CDS encoding RNA-binding S4 domain-containing protein: MSEESISERREVTLRGEYVELNKLLKFENVVMSGGEAKQVISSGLVSVDGEVEERVRRKLVAGNRVQVAGLEIAILAKPE
- a CDS encoding spermidine synthase, whose translation is MSFDYEELDYQPTELGDLMLRRRRLPQLGDLDIFEVKLGDYFLMSSLYHEAEWQLSKLGLAATEGEALDVVVGGLGLGYTAVSALEDERLASLVVVDYLKPVIEWHQRGLVPMGETLNLDERCRLVHGDFFGMSRDVSKSFDPLYPEKKHDAILLDIDHTPTNVLHQTNTRFYTEEGLRELATRLKPRGVFALWADGEPEADFTKHLQKVFAEAEAHKVVFANPVTKGESCGAVYVAKLA
- a CDS encoding DEAD/DEAH box helicase, which codes for MSEQEIEQKNSVRFADLSLSQPVQDALVDIGYETPSPIQAKAIPVVLSGRDLIGQAQTGTGKTAAFALPLLSMLDAKDEGPKAIILAPTRELALQVSEAISNYGRNLKKLGVTAIYGGTDFTRQFRALERKPAIVVGTPGRIMDHIRRGSLDLSRISHVILDEADEMLRMGFIEDVEWILEHTPAERQTALFSATMPPRIAAIAKKQLKDPVTVAIKASTATVSTVRQRFIKCNGMRHKIEVLGDLLETEERDAAIVFTRTKSAASEIADELASSGHAVEAIHGDISQGKREKAVSLLKEGKIDILVATDVAARGLDVDRISHVFNFDIPDDAEPYIHRIGRAGRAGRSGEAILLLTRRDFRKLRNIEDTTRQQMQPMPPPSRELIAQIRQTKLEKQIGEIIEEGKFNRERTSVTDALASLETDAETLAAALLKMLQAGKPRPSSSSASLDREPRRESRGARGDRDFDRGPRRERPIRDRDLDSPRSRPERAERPERRGEAPPPAGDIERYRVEVGHNHQVKPGNIVGAIANESGLDAKFIGRIEIYDDHSTVDLPKGMPKEVLKLLKKAWVSGQQLQMSRVGEKRRNHFDK